In the Paenibacillus sp. FSL H7-0357 genome, one interval contains:
- the proS gene encoding proline--tRNA ligase produces the protein MAKDKQFVTEITPQSEDFSRWYIDVIKKADLMDYSPVRGCIVFKPEGYEIWEHIQEEMNRRLKATGHRNAYFPVFIPESFFQKEKDHIEGFNPELPWVTEAGGDVLEERLAVRPTSETMFGHMYSKWIQSYRDLPVLINQWANVVRWEKRTLPFIRTTEFLWQEGHTAHENETEAREETMRMLENYRDFVETYLAIPVITGQKTPSERFAGAVDTYSIEAMMKDGRAVQAATSHYLGTKFATAFDIQYLSRDNVLEYVHTTSWGSTTRLIGSLIMVHGDDRGLALPPKVAPTQVIMIPIGPPKTREAVIGRTDELFKDLKDAGIRVRVDDRADVTPGWKFNEYEMRGVPVRLELGPRDMENGVCVLVSRITGEKKIIQQENLVAEVNAMLEQVHNEMFERALKFREDHFYSVDTLAEMKDSMEEQRGFALAGWCGSEECESKVKEETGAGSRNIPFEPAVKKDTCICCGKPAAHTVVFAKAY, from the coding sequence ATGGCAAAAGATAAGCAGTTTGTTACGGAAATCACCCCACAGAGCGAGGATTTCTCGCGCTGGTATATCGATGTAATCAAGAAAGCGGACCTGATGGATTACTCTCCGGTTCGAGGCTGTATTGTTTTCAAACCGGAGGGATACGAGATTTGGGAGCATATTCAGGAGGAAATGAACCGCCGCCTTAAGGCAACGGGCCACCGTAATGCTTATTTCCCGGTCTTTATTCCGGAAAGCTTCTTCCAGAAGGAGAAGGATCATATCGAGGGCTTTAACCCTGAGCTGCCTTGGGTTACGGAAGCTGGCGGTGATGTGCTGGAGGAACGTCTGGCGGTTCGCCCGACCTCCGAAACCATGTTCGGGCATATGTATTCCAAATGGATTCAATCCTACCGCGATCTTCCGGTATTGATCAACCAATGGGCCAACGTAGTCCGCTGGGAGAAGCGTACGCTGCCGTTTATCCGTACCACAGAGTTCCTGTGGCAGGAAGGCCATACGGCGCATGAGAATGAAACTGAGGCCCGTGAGGAAACGATGCGGATGCTTGAGAATTACCGTGATTTTGTCGAGACCTATTTGGCAATTCCGGTCATCACTGGACAGAAGACACCTTCCGAGCGTTTTGCCGGGGCGGTTGACACGTATTCTATAGAAGCCATGATGAAGGATGGACGAGCTGTACAGGCGGCAACCTCCCATTATCTGGGAACCAAGTTTGCTACAGCATTTGATATTCAATATTTAAGCCGTGACAATGTGCTGGAATATGTTCATACAACCTCATGGGGATCCACAACACGCTTAATCGGCTCGCTCATTATGGTGCACGGGGATGACCGTGGTTTGGCTTTGCCGCCTAAGGTCGCTCCAACACAGGTAATCATGATTCCAATCGGACCTCCTAAGACCCGTGAAGCTGTCATTGGCCGGACGGACGAGCTGTTCAAGGATCTGAAAGACGCAGGCATCCGTGTGCGTGTGGACGATCGTGCTGACGTTACTCCAGGCTGGAAATTCAATGAATACGAAATGCGTGGAGTGCCAGTCCGTCTTGAATTAGGTCCTCGTGATATGGAAAACGGGGTTTGTGTTCTGGTATCTCGTATTACAGGCGAGAAGAAAATCATTCAGCAGGAGAACCTTGTCGCAGAGGTTAATGCCATGCTGGAGCAAGTACACAATGAAATGTTTGAACGTGCATTGAAATTCCGTGAGGACCACTTCTATTCGGTGGATACGTTAGCAGAAATGAAGGATTCGATGGAAGAACAGCGTGGTTTTGCTTTGGCAGGCTGGTGCGGTTCTGAAGAATGCGAGTCTAAAGTCAAGGAAGAAACGGGTGCAGGCAGCCGTAATATTCCGTTTGAGCCTGCGGTGAAGAAGGATACCTGTATTTGCTGCGGCAAGCCCGCTGCGCATACGGTTGTTTTTGCCAAGGCGTATTAA
- the rseP gene encoding RIP metalloprotease RseP has protein sequence MEMVRVVFLTVFMFFVLVTVHEWGHYYFAKRAGILVREFAIGFGPKLFSYKRNETQFTLRLLPFGGYARMAGEDPEIIEIGPGQTIAVRLGQDNKVKSIFLDALDTRRNVIRGEAQYTDLENELKIRLDVDGDVTTYDVHPQAMMIKRGQQTQIAPKDRQFGSKTVGQRALAIVAGPVMNFLLAFVLFAVHLQMAGIVIENPTFVKIGDLSEGMPAQEAGVQKGDIVVSINGEQIGGDYQKMISLTSASKGKEMQWTLQRGDETFNVAMIPRSMEGEEGGKVGITPELPTRQPGFGETITKSGTAMVDWTKTIFVSFKTLINNFNMDDISGPVGTAKMTGQIAQQGIQYLTYWAAILSLYLGIFNLLPIPALDGSRLVFLGVEALRGKPVDPSREGMVHFVGFALLFLVMIAVTYNDILRLITG, from the coding sequence ATGGAAATGGTAAGAGTCGTCTTTTTAACGGTGTTCATGTTCTTTGTTTTGGTGACCGTGCATGAATGGGGGCATTATTACTTTGCCAAACGCGCGGGTATCCTTGTAAGAGAATTTGCTATCGGTTTCGGTCCGAAACTGTTTTCTTATAAACGCAATGAAACCCAGTTCACGCTTCGCCTGCTGCCTTTTGGCGGTTATGCACGGATGGCCGGTGAAGATCCCGAAATTATTGAGATCGGTCCAGGGCAGACGATTGCCGTAAGACTGGGACAGGATAACAAAGTTAAAAGCATCTTTCTAGACGCGCTCGATACCCGCAGAAATGTAATCCGTGGGGAAGCGCAATATACCGACCTTGAGAACGAGCTGAAGATCCGCCTTGATGTCGATGGAGATGTAACCACTTATGATGTTCATCCACAGGCAATGATGATCAAACGGGGACAGCAGACACAGATTGCGCCCAAAGACCGTCAATTCGGCAGTAAAACTGTAGGTCAGCGTGCTTTGGCCATTGTTGCCGGGCCGGTGATGAACTTTCTGCTTGCTTTTGTGCTGTTTGCAGTACATCTGCAGATGGCCGGTATCGTCATTGAGAATCCAACCTTTGTGAAGATTGGAGATCTCAGCGAAGGTATGCCGGCTCAGGAAGCCGGAGTGCAAAAAGGTGACATTGTCGTCTCTATTAATGGAGAACAGATTGGCGGAGACTACCAGAAGATGATTTCATTAACTTCCGCTTCCAAAGGTAAAGAGATGCAGTGGACGCTTCAGCGCGGCGATGAAACCTTTAATGTGGCCATGATTCCCCGCAGTATGGAGGGCGAAGAAGGCGGCAAAGTGGGGATCACTCCTGAGTTGCCTACACGGCAGCCCGGTTTTGGCGAGACCATTACTAAATCAGGAACTGCCATGGTGGATTGGACCAAAACGATTTTTGTAAGTTTTAAAACACTGATTAATAATTTTAATATGGATGATATTTCAGGTCCGGTCGGAACAGCGAAGATGACGGGGCAAATCGCTCAGCAAGGCATTCAATACCTGACCTATTGGGCGGCTATTCTGAGTCTGTATCTCGGAATTTTTAACCTGCTGCCGATCCCTGCACTTGACGGAAGCCGTCTCGTCTTCCTGGGTGTAGAAGCACTTCGCGGCAAACCGGTAGATCCAAGCCGTGAAGGGATGGTCCATTTTGTCGGATTTGCCCTGCTGTTTCTGGTCATGATCGCCGTTACCTATAATGATATCCTGCGGCTAATCACCGGTTGA
- a CDS encoding 1-deoxy-D-xylulose-5-phosphate reductoisomerase, giving the protein MKKISVLGSTGSIGTQTLDVVAMHPDSFDVDGLAAGSNTALLLEQVRRFQPRRVSVSTKELAEQIRSELPSGIELFYGSEGLIEIAAGGDADTVVTAVVGSVGLQSTLAAIEAGRHIGLANKETLVTAGHLVTELANRKGVKLLPIDSEHSAIFQCLNGENREDVSSITITASGGSFRDYTREQLKKVSVEDALRHPNWSMGAKITIDSATMVNKGLEVIEAHWLFGLPYEQINVLLHPESIIHSYVEFRDSSIVAQLGNPDMRVPIQYALTYPERWESPAARLSLAAIGRLTFREMDFVRFPALKLAIECGKAGGTATTAFNAANEIAVARFLRHEIPFLRIEEIIEEVLQRLVNVNQPDLQQIQHCDEMTRELAAKL; this is encoded by the coding sequence ATGAAGAAAATAAGTGTTCTCGGATCTACCGGCTCGATCGGCACTCAAACACTGGATGTAGTTGCAATGCATCCGGACTCTTTTGATGTTGATGGTTTGGCTGCAGGGAGCAATACCGCCCTGCTTTTGGAGCAGGTCCGCCGCTTTCAGCCTCGCCGAGTATCAGTGTCCACGAAAGAACTCGCTGAGCAGATCAGGTCGGAGCTGCCCTCCGGTATTGAGCTTTTTTACGGAAGTGAAGGATTGATAGAAATTGCTGCGGGTGGGGACGCTGATACGGTTGTCACGGCAGTGGTGGGCAGCGTAGGCTTGCAGTCAACGCTTGCCGCGATCGAAGCCGGACGGCATATTGGGCTAGCCAATAAGGAAACGCTTGTCACGGCAGGGCATTTGGTTACCGAGCTTGCCAACCGTAAAGGTGTTAAGCTGCTGCCCATCGACAGTGAACACTCTGCAATTTTTCAATGTCTGAACGGTGAGAACCGCGAGGATGTTTCCAGCATTACCATCACCGCCTCCGGCGGGTCCTTCCGTGATTACACCCGTGAGCAGCTGAAGAAGGTTTCCGTAGAGGATGCGCTTCGCCACCCCAACTGGAGTATGGGAGCCAAAATAACAATTGATTCGGCAACCATGGTTAACAAAGGACTTGAGGTCATTGAAGCGCATTGGCTGTTCGGTCTTCCCTATGAGCAGATAAATGTCCTGCTGCATCCGGAGAGTATCATTCACTCCTATGTAGAATTCCGGGACAGCAGTATTGTCGCCCAGCTCGGAAATCCGGATATGCGGGTCCCGATCCAATATGCGCTGACCTATCCGGAACGTTGGGAATCGCCTGCCGCGCGGCTGTCTCTTGCCGCAATAGGACGCCTGACTTTCCGGGAAATGGATTTTGTACGGTTTCCAGCCTTGAAGCTGGCGATTGAATGCGGGAAAGCGGGGGGGACGGCAACCACAGCCTTCAACGCGGCTAATGAAATTGCAGTTGCCCGTTTTCTCCGGCATGAGATTCCCTTCCTGCGTATTGAAGAGATTATTGAAGAAGTGCTCCAGCGCCTGGTGAATGTCAATCAGCCGGATTTACAGCAGATTCAGCATTGTGATGAGATGACCCGGGAGCTTGCAGCTAAACTTTAA
- a CDS encoding phosphatidate cytidylyltransferase — protein MKQRLITGIVAGAVFLGLCFLGGWAYQLLLAGMALIGFYEFVKMTGVRVFGGTAILGYAAVACYMIPWSLLGVNPWLSWEQGIWLLLLLFLLVTVFSKNKQDIKITSLLFTGIVYIGMGFSYMAVARAAGDGHGLFWTFLLLCCIWGSDAGAYFVGRSFGRNKLWPAISPNKTVEGALGGVLISIVISIVFAIFVPDLLTYGRALLIGLSCAVLGQLGDLVQSAYKRVYGIKDSGSLLPGHGGILDRCDSWIIVFPFVHIVMLMPYY, from the coding sequence TTGAAGCAGCGATTGATCACCGGAATTGTTGCCGGAGCAGTGTTTTTGGGATTGTGTTTTTTGGGCGGCTGGGCTTATCAGCTTTTGCTTGCCGGTATGGCGCTCATCGGGTTTTATGAATTTGTTAAAATGACAGGTGTCCGGGTGTTTGGCGGTACTGCGATACTTGGTTATGCTGCTGTAGCCTGCTACATGATTCCTTGGAGCCTGCTCGGAGTGAATCCATGGCTGTCCTGGGAACAAGGCATATGGCTTCTTCTGCTGCTGTTCCTGCTGGTGACGGTGTTCAGTAAGAATAAGCAGGATATTAAGATTACTTCACTCCTGTTCACAGGGATTGTATACATAGGAATGGGCTTTTCCTATATGGCTGTGGCCCGAGCTGCAGGCGACGGTCATGGGCTCTTCTGGACCTTCCTTTTGTTGTGCTGCATTTGGGGCAGTGATGCAGGTGCTTATTTTGTAGGGAGAAGCTTTGGGAGAAATAAGCTCTGGCCGGCAATCAGCCCCAATAAAACGGTAGAGGGAGCCCTTGGCGGGGTACTGATCTCTATCGTAATTTCCATTGTTTTCGCAATATTTGTTCCTGATCTGCTGACTTACGGACGCGCGCTGCTTATCGGTTTGTCCTGCGCTGTGCTCGGTCAGCTTGGAGATCTTGTACAATCTGCCTATAAACGGGTGTACGGTATTAAGGATTCAGGCTCGCTGCTGCCAGGTCATGGAGGAATTCTTGACCGCTGCGACAGCTGGATTATCGTATTTCCTTTCGTACATATCGTAATGCTTATGCCTTACTATTAA
- a CDS encoding isoprenyl transferase: MIKRIQAWLSRKDRQEPQPVEISPDNIPRHVAVIMDGNGRWAKRRGLPRIVGHQNGMKAVKRATIAANDLGVEFLTMYAFSTENWKRPKDEVDFLMRLPVEFLALELDELIEKNVQVRVMGDTDALPTHTRKAMEEAVARTQGNTGLILNFALNYGGRKEIEDCMRGLGQDIQAGLLSPEEITSELIDSRLLSGGLPDPDLLIRTSGEMRLSNFMLWQVAYSELWFTDVFWPEFDKTHLLQAVAEYQRRTRRYGGLK, from the coding sequence ATGATCAAACGGATTCAAGCATGGCTGAGCCGTAAAGACAGGCAGGAGCCACAGCCAGTCGAGATTTCACCGGACAACATTCCCCGGCATGTGGCTGTAATTATGGACGGCAATGGACGCTGGGCTAAACGGCGTGGTTTGCCACGCATTGTCGGCCATCAGAATGGAATGAAAGCTGTAAAACGTGCAACAATTGCCGCCAACGACCTGGGCGTTGAGTTTTTGACCATGTACGCTTTTTCTACAGAGAACTGGAAACGTCCTAAGGATGAAGTTGACTTCCTGATGCGTTTGCCTGTGGAGTTCCTGGCCCTTGAACTGGACGAGCTGATTGAGAAGAACGTACAAGTGCGCGTGATGGGTGATACCGACGCTTTGCCTACACATACCCGGAAGGCGATGGAAGAAGCCGTTGCCCGGACACAAGGGAATACTGGACTTATATTAAATTTTGCCCTGAATTACGGAGGTCGTAAAGAAATCGAGGATTGCATGCGCGGATTGGGTCAGGATATCCAAGCAGGCCTGCTGTCCCCGGAGGAGATTACATCGGAGCTGATCGACAGCCGACTGTTATCAGGCGGACTGCCGGATCCGGATCTGCTGATCCGGACCAGTGGAGAGATGCGGCTCAGCAACTTTATGCTCTGGCAGGTCGCTTACAGTGAGCTCTGGTTTACAGATGTATTCTGGCCGGAGTTTGATAAAACGCATTTGCTGCAGGCTGTGGCGGAGTACCAGAGACGCACACGCCGTTATGGTGGACTGAAGTAG
- the frr gene encoding ribosome recycling factor, with translation MPQAVKKNAEERMEKAILSLKRDLASLRAGRASTALLDRIQVEYYGAPTPVNQLANISTPDSRTLLIQPWDRSSLSDIERAIMKSDLGLTPANDGTIIRLSIPALTEERRTELVKFTKKFGEEAKVAIRNIRRDANDDIKKMEKNGISEDESHGHQEDIQKSTDKFIAEVDKVLLSKEKEIMEV, from the coding sequence ATGCCACAAGCGGTCAAGAAAAATGCCGAAGAGCGTATGGAAAAAGCGATTTTGTCGCTGAAACGCGATTTGGCCTCATTGCGGGCGGGACGCGCTTCGACAGCGCTGCTGGATCGCATTCAAGTTGAATATTATGGTGCACCTACCCCTGTCAACCAGCTGGCCAACATCAGCACACCGGATTCACGGACGCTGCTGATTCAGCCTTGGGACAGATCATCGCTTTCCGACATTGAACGGGCAATTATGAAGTCCGATCTGGGACTTACACCGGCTAATGACGGTACAATCATCCGTTTGTCTATTCCTGCGTTAACCGAGGAACGCCGCACTGAGCTTGTGAAGTTCACCAAAAAGTTTGGTGAAGAAGCAAAGGTAGCCATTCGCAACATCCGCCGCGATGCCAACGATGATATCAAGAAAATGGAGAAGAACGGCATCTCCGAAGATGAATCACACGGACACCAAGAAGATATTCAGAAATCAACGGATAAGTTCATAGCTGAAGTTGATAAGGTGCTCTTGTCCAAAGAAAAAGAGATTATGGAAGTATAA
- the pyrH gene encoding UMP kinase — protein sequence MEQPVFKRVVLKVSGESLSGQNGYGIDAETIISIAEQVKEVVELGVQVAIVCGGGNIWRGIAGSASGIDRATADYMGMLATVMNSLALQDALEQIDVPTRVQTSISMQQIAEPYIRRRAIRHLEKGRVVIFAAGTGNPFFSTDTTAALRAAEIEAEVILMAKNKVDGVYSADPFKDSTAEKYEQLTYMDVLNKNLGVMDSTASSLCMDNNIPLIVFAITEQGNIKRVVLGEKIGTIVKGSVD from the coding sequence TTGGAACAGCCGGTATTTAAAAGAGTAGTCCTTAAGGTAAGCGGTGAGTCACTATCAGGACAAAACGGATATGGCATTGATGCCGAGACGATTATTTCCATCGCAGAGCAGGTCAAGGAAGTTGTTGAGCTTGGAGTTCAAGTCGCTATTGTTTGCGGCGGAGGCAATATCTGGCGCGGAATCGCAGGAAGCGCAAGCGGTATAGACCGTGCAACAGCCGACTACATGGGGATGCTGGCAACAGTGATGAACTCACTTGCACTGCAGGATGCATTGGAGCAAATCGATGTTCCTACCCGGGTACAGACCTCCATTTCGATGCAGCAGATTGCTGAACCGTACATCCGCCGCCGTGCCATTCGTCATTTGGAGAAAGGCCGCGTGGTAATCTTTGCCGCAGGAACGGGCAACCCCTTCTTCTCGACGGATACGACGGCAGCTCTCAGAGCAGCTGAGATTGAAGCAGAAGTTATCCTGATGGCGAAGAATAAAGTGGACGGTGTCTACTCAGCAGATCCTTTCAAAGACAGTACTGCCGAGAAATACGAGCAGCTGACCTACATGGACGTGCTGAACAAAAATCTTGGCGTCATGGATTCCACTGCATCCTCTCTGTGCATGGATAATAATATACCGCTCATTGTGTTTGCTATTACAGAGCAAGGCAATATCAAACGTGTCGTTCTCGGTGAGAAGATCGGGACGATTGTTAAAGGGAGTGTAGATTAA
- the tsf gene encoding translation elongation factor Ts, with protein sequence MAVDAKAVKELRERTGAGMLDCKKALEEANNDITKAAELLREKGLSAAANKAGRIATEGTVESYIHAGGRIGVLVEINCETDFVGKTDSFKEFARDIAMQIAAANPLYVRREEVPAEAVEKEKEILKAQALNEGKPEKIVEKMVEGRISKFYEEYCLLEQPFVKDPDKTISQLLNEKISTIGENISIRRFVRFELGEGLEKKVDNFVEEVMAQVNQ encoded by the coding sequence ATGGCAGTAGATGCAAAAGCAGTAAAGGAACTTCGTGAAAGAACAGGCGCAGGGATGCTGGATTGCAAAAAGGCGCTTGAAGAAGCTAACAATGATATCACCAAAGCCGCTGAATTGCTTCGCGAAAAAGGTCTTTCCGCAGCAGCTAACAAAGCTGGACGTATTGCTACTGAAGGTACTGTAGAATCTTACATCCACGCTGGCGGACGTATTGGCGTACTTGTAGAAATCAACTGCGAAACTGACTTCGTAGGTAAAACGGATTCCTTCAAAGAATTTGCACGCGATATCGCAATGCAAATTGCTGCAGCTAACCCGCTGTATGTTCGTCGTGAAGAAGTTCCGGCAGAAGCTGTAGAGAAAGAAAAAGAAATTCTGAAGGCACAAGCGCTTAATGAAGGCAAGCCTGAGAAAATCGTTGAAAAAATGGTTGAAGGCCGTATCAGCAAGTTCTACGAAGAATATTGTTTGCTTGAGCAACCCTTCGTTAAAGATCCGGACAAAACCATTTCCCAGCTGCTGAACGAAAAAATCAGCACCATTGGCGAAAATATCTCCATCCGTCGTTTTGTTCGTTTTGAACTGGGCGAAGGTCTGGAAAAGAAAGTCGACAACTTTGTTGAAGAAGTAATGGCGCAAGTTAATCAATAA
- the rpsB gene encoding 30S ribosomal protein S2 has protein sequence MAVISMKQLLEAGVHFGHQTRRWNPKMDRYIFTERNGIYIIDLQKTVKKVEEAYNFVKSVAGDNGTILFVGTKKQAQDSVKEEAERSGMFFINQRWLGGTLTNFQTIQKRIDRLKKLEAWEEDGTFAVLPKKEVILLRKEKDRLEKFLGGIKNMKGLPSALFIIDPRKERIAVAEARKLGIPIVAIVDTNCDPDEIDYVIPGNDDAIRAVKLLTGKMADAVVEAHQGEDTTTA, from the coding sequence ATGGCAGTAATTTCCATGAAGCAGCTTCTCGAAGCTGGGGTACACTTCGGTCATCAGACTCGTCGTTGGAATCCAAAGATGGATCGTTATATCTTCACTGAAAGAAACGGAATTTACATTATTGACCTGCAAAAAACGGTTAAAAAGGTAGAGGAAGCTTACAACTTTGTAAAAAGCGTCGCTGGCGACAACGGCACAATCCTATTCGTAGGAACAAAGAAACAAGCTCAAGATTCCGTAAAAGAAGAAGCTGAACGTTCGGGTATGTTCTTCATTAACCAACGTTGGCTGGGTGGTACCCTGACTAACTTCCAAACTATTCAGAAGCGTATTGATCGCCTGAAGAAACTGGAAGCTTGGGAAGAAGACGGTACCTTCGCAGTTCTGCCTAAGAAAGAAGTAATCCTTCTCCGCAAAGAGAAAGATCGTCTTGAAAAATTCCTGGGCGGTATCAAGAACATGAAAGGTCTGCCAAGCGCGCTGTTCATCATTGACCCGCGTAAAGAGCGCATCGCTGTTGCGGAAGCTCGTAAATTGGGTATTCCTATCGTGGCTATCGTTGATACTAACTGTGATCCGGACGAAATCGACTATGTTATCCCGGGCAACGACGACGCAATCCGCGCCGTGAAATTGCTTACTGGTAAAATGGCTGATGCCGTTGTCGAAGCTCACCAGGGTGAAGACACAACTACTGCTTAA
- a CDS encoding endolytic transglycosylase MltG — protein MIKNRSFMFGLGTGLIAGALLLQVMITGGAAPLSKEKLIKEAAKLNLTVTDPSATPTATSNTGETGEGTEGSGKEGTAAVVPSATDPAAPASPASTPQAAVEPSAAAAPSEPATPSKPASEKKPSSAPVAPATPEVAVNGSISVTIPTGSTLTETADLLVKAGVITDKNKFLQTAVSRKANTKIQYGRYSFTKGESNNVIIDKLITVK, from the coding sequence ATGATCAAGAATCGTTCCTTCATGTTCGGACTAGGTACAGGCCTGATTGCAGGAGCATTGCTGCTGCAAGTGATGATCACCGGGGGAGCCGCTCCCTTGTCCAAGGAGAAGCTAATTAAGGAAGCTGCGAAGCTGAACCTTACCGTAACCGATCCGAGTGCAACACCTACTGCCACTAGTAATACAGGCGAGACAGGAGAGGGAACAGAAGGATCAGGGAAAGAGGGGACAGCTGCGGTTGTTCCGTCAGCAACTGACCCCGCCGCTCCAGCTTCGCCTGCTTCTACGCCGCAAGCAGCGGTGGAGCCAAGCGCTGCCGCTGCTCCTTCTGAACCAGCTACCCCGTCAAAGCCTGCAAGCGAGAAGAAACCATCCAGTGCCCCAGTTGCGCCAGCTACTCCGGAGGTTGCCGTAAACGGCTCGATATCTGTTACAATTCCTACCGGCAGCACACTTACGGAAACTGCCGATTTGCTGGTCAAAGCAGGTGTAATTACGGATAAGAATAAGTTTCTTCAGACGGCAGTAAGCCGTAAAGCCAATACGAAAATTCAATATGGACGGTACAGCTTTACTAAAGGCGAGAGCAATAATGTTATCATTGACAAGCTGATTACAGTGAAATAA
- a CDS encoding DUF342 domain-containing protein — MIGNYALNQYVSITFSEDKGIAYLQFSKKDENFSCSSEDLESFLNSHNIRYGIQRDIVQRISSNPEEYFFNRVPIAIGDPAENGTDGRVVLTIDMEEDRKPLEKADGKVDYKDLVRLHNVKKGQLIARKIPPMPGKSGNTVTGEEIPYRAGKDAHFKVGKNVLIDQDETSMYAAMDGLVTLTEKGKVNVFPVYEVNGDVDYSTGNIDFVGTVVIRGNVLTGFTVKSAGDIRVVGGVEGAELISGGSIEIAGGIIGYNKGLVSAGKNVKVSFIQDGNVVAGEDVIVSQSIMHSNIRAGRDVLCNGSKGLIVGGVVQAGERVVARTIGNTMSTATAIEVGVVPELRNEINDLRLELRQLLENEDKTNKALYLLNQLANNGQLAPDKVALRVKLNATKQSHMREEKRIKERVLEIERMLEDTVRARVEVVKTIYGGSKIVIGRYTRFVKDPTERVVFIYSEGDITLAPYV; from the coding sequence TTGATCGGTAATTATGCTTTGAACCAGTACGTGAGTATCACGTTTTCGGAGGATAAAGGGATTGCGTACCTCCAATTTTCCAAGAAGGATGAAAACTTCTCCTGTTCGAGTGAAGATCTCGAAAGCTTCCTAAACAGTCACAATATTCGTTACGGTATTCAGCGGGATATTGTACAGCGAATCAGCAGTAATCCAGAAGAGTATTTCTTCAACAGAGTGCCAATTGCGATTGGTGATCCCGCGGAGAATGGTACGGATGGGCGGGTGGTCCTTACTATTGATATGGAGGAGGACCGCAAACCGCTCGAAAAAGCTGATGGCAAGGTCGATTATAAGGACCTGGTCCGTCTTCACAATGTTAAGAAAGGCCAGTTGATTGCCAGAAAAATTCCGCCGATGCCCGGCAAAAGCGGCAATACGGTTACCGGTGAGGAAATTCCGTATCGAGCGGGAAAAGATGCCCACTTTAAAGTCGGCAAAAATGTTCTGATCGATCAAGATGAAACTTCGATGTATGCCGCGATGGACGGACTCGTTACTCTGACGGAGAAGGGCAAGGTCAATGTTTTCCCGGTTTATGAAGTCAACGGTGATGTTGATTACAGTACGGGAAATATTGATTTTGTAGGGACAGTTGTTATTCGCGGCAATGTCTTGACCGGGTTTACGGTTAAATCTGCCGGAGATATCCGTGTGGTTGGCGGAGTGGAAGGTGCTGAACTGATCTCCGGGGGATCGATCGAGATTGCCGGCGGAATTATCGGGTATAACAAGGGACTCGTCAGTGCAGGCAAAAATGTAAAAGTATCGTTCATCCAGGATGGAAATGTCGTCGCCGGGGAGGATGTTATCGTTTCCCAAAGTATTATGCACTCTAATATCCGGGCAGGCCGGGATGTGCTTTGCAATGGTTCAAAGGGACTTATAGTAGGTGGAGTTGTACAAGCCGGTGAAAGAGTTGTAGCAAGAACCATCGGAAATACGATGTCTACGGCGACTGCCATTGAGGTTGGCGTTGTACCAGAACTCCGAAATGAGATTAACGATCTGCGCCTGGAGCTGCGGCAGCTGCTTGAAAATGAGGATAAAACCAACAAAGCGCTGTACCTGCTGAATCAATTGGCGAACAATGGTCAGCTTGCTCCTGATAAGGTTGCTTTGCGAGTCAAACTGAACGCCACCAAACAATCGCATATGCGTGAAGAGAAGCGCATTAAAGAGCGTGTACTGGAAATTGAAAGAATGCTCGAGGATACAGTTAGAGCCAGGGTGGAAGTAGTTAAGACCATCTACGGAGGTTCTAAAATCGTAATTGGCAGATATACACGATTTGTCAAGGATCCTACGGAACGGGTTGTCTTTATTTATAGTGAAGGCGATATCACTTTGGCGCCGTACGTTTAA